A genomic segment from Chanos chanos chromosome 2, fChaCha1.1, whole genome shotgun sequence encodes:
- the sybl1 gene encoding vesicle-associated membrane protein 7 encodes MAILFAVVARGTTILAKHAWCGGNFLEVTEQILAKIPSENNKLTYSHGSYLFHYICHDRIIYLCISDDDFERSRAFAFLNEVKKRFQTTYGSRAQTALPYAMNSEFSSTLAAQMKHHSDPRGVDRAAEAQTQVDDLKGIMVRSIDLVAQRGERLELLIDKTENLVDSSVTFKTTSRNLARAMCMKNLKLWLIIIVVALIILYIIVSAACGGLTWPSCQRK; translated from the exons ATGGCAATTCTTTTTGCTGTGGTTGCTCGTGGCACTACCATACTCGCAAAGCATGCCTGGTGTGGTGGTAACTTCCTTGAGGTGACGGAGCAGATTTTGGCGAAGATCCCCTCGGAAAACAACAAGCTTACATATTCTCATGGCAG CTATCTCTTCCACTACATATGCCATGACAGAATCATCTACTTGTGTATTAGTGATGAT GATTTTGAGAGGTCACGGGCGTTCGCCTTCctcaacgaggtgaagaaacgTTTCCAGACCACGTACGGCTCACGAGCCCAGACCGCGCTGCCCTATGCCATGAACAGCGAATTTTCCAGCACGCTGGCTGCACAGATG AAGCACCACTCGGACCCCAGAGGGGTGGACAGAGCTGCAGAGGCTCAGACGCAGGTGGATGACCTGAAGGGTATTATGGTCCGGAGCATTG ATCTGGtggcacagagaggagagaggctggAGTTGCTCATCGACAAAACTGAGAATCTAGTGGATTCT tctgtgacCTTTAAAACGACGAGTCGTAATCTTGCCCGTGCCATGTGTATGAAGAATCTGAAGTTGTGGCTGATCATCATCGTAGTGGCACTT ATTATTCTCTACATCATTGTATCTGCGGCCTGTGGAGGACTAACCTGGCCCAGCTgtcagaggaagtga